A portion of the Gossypium arboreum isolate Shixiya-1 chromosome 8, ASM2569848v2, whole genome shotgun sequence genome contains these proteins:
- the LOC108469424 gene encoding protein RGF1 INDUCIBLE TRANSCRIPTION FACTOR 1-like has protein sequence MSDSSNFVSQVEEEVIEKRNEKPEWVEAFLRRTFFDGCTLHPIRRNEKNRYCINCDSSACQYCLSSTSHRHHKILKIYRHVYKDVVSLVAMEKYIDCADIQPYKCNKRLVIALNPLPHCGPILNTETSCDICKRRLAEPDLYRYCSISCKVIAFERKSSDLAPPFLSIRSPKKALKAEQLKHKRKGKPQRAPFF, from the exons ATGAGTGATTCCTCCAACTTTGTAAGCCAG GTTGAAGAAGAAGTTATAGAAAAGAGAAATGAAAAGCCAGAGTGGGTAGAAGCATTTCTGCGAAGAACATTCTTTGATGGATGTACACTTCACCCAATTCGAAGGAACGAAAAGAACAGATACTGTATCAACTGTGACTCATCTGCTTGCCAATATTGCTTGTCTTCCACCTCTCATCGCCATCACAAGATTCTTAAAATATATCGGCATGTCTACAAGGACGTTGTCTCACTAGTTGCCATGGAGAAGTACATTGATTGTGCTGACATTCAG ccATACAAGTGCAATAAACGGCTGGTAATAGCATTGAATCCTCTCCCCCATTGTGGTCCGATATTGAACACTGAGACATCATGTGACATCTGCAAGAGAAGGTTAGCTGAACCAGATCTTTATCGTTATTGCTCTATTTCTTGCAAG GTCATAGCATTTGAGAGGAAATCAAGCGATTTAGCTCCCCCTTTTCTTTCGATCAGGTCCCCAAAGAAAGCTTTGAAAGCTGAGCAACTAAAGcacaaaagaaaaggaaaacctCAAAGGGCTCCCTTCTTTTAA